In the genome of Clostridia bacterium, the window TATTGGACGGATGGTAGAATGCCCGGTAGCACTGGTACAGGGTCTCCTTGTTGATGCGATTAATGGATTCCACGGACCCCACTATCTCGACCCTAACCGGATTACGCTGGTACATCGACTGCAGCAGCCCATTCACCGCCTGCCAATCCGGGGAGTCGTCCATCATCCTGATCTCCTGCTCGATGATGCCCTTCTCCTTCTCCACGTTCTTGTCGGTGAAATGGGGCCTCATCACGAAGCCGAGCAGCGTATCAAGGGACGGCCAGAAGTTGTCAACGCATGAGAACAGATAGCCTGTCATCGTGTAGTTAGTGAACGCGTTGGAATATGCTCCTAGCTCCGAGAAGACGTCGTCGATGGATCCATCCTCTTCCTCGAAGAGCTTGTGCTCAAGGAAGTGGGCAATTCCGTCGGGAACCTGGATCACCTCGCCTGATCCGTCTATCCTGAACCTGCTATCAATAGATCCGAACCTGGTCGCTAACACTCCATACTTCTTCGCGAACCCGCTCTTTCTCAGGACGCATACCTCAAGGCCGCAGCCGAGCTTCGCCCGGGACACTTCCTCTCGAACCAGTTCTGATCTGTCTACGTGCATGCTAATCATGGCTCTCGCCCCCTTCGTCCCGGAGAAAGTAGGTGGTGTCCAGACGTATGGTCTGGGCCGCACTGACTACGTCCTGGAGGGCAATTGCCTCTATGGCCTGCGACAGCTGAGCGGGCGTGATCGATACCCCGTTCACGTCGCCCATGATCGCGAAATCGACCATCGCCGATGAGCTGTCCCTCATCATCTGGATGTCCCGGAGTATTCCCCTCCTGGTATTCTCCATCTCCTTCTCGTTGATGACGCCGGACTGCATGTCCGACAGCTGCTCGCCAACTATCTCCACTGCACGGTCTAGGGCATCGAAGTCGATTCCCGCGTTCACCCACAGGTAGCCCATGGTCTGATCAAGCGAAGAGTCGGCGAAATACGCTAGGCTCGCCCTCTCTCGAACGTTCTGGAACAACTTCGAGTGGGTATAGGCGCCGAACACCCCGTTGGCGAAGACCATCGCCGGGAAATCGGAGTCAGAGTATGTAGAGCCAATGCGATAGCCCATCACGAGGTGCCCCTGGCTGACGTCCATAGCCTCGACTATCCTGCGCGGATCTCGAGCCCGCTCATCCGCGCCGGCGCCCGGCTTCGCCGACTCGCGCGCAAACCGCACAGGCTTGGGATCGCGGTTCATATCGAACACCCTGGCCATGAGGTCGAGCACTTCCGCGCGGTCCACATCACCTACGACGAAGATGTCCATGGGCGACTCCGATATCACCTGCTGATGCTGGACGAACAAGCGCTCTGGCGTGATCGCCGCAATATCCTCCACCTTTCCAAGCTTGGGGATGGCGTACCGCTCACCGCGGCACATCTCCTCTACACACCGCTTGAAGGCGTAGGCCTGCTTCTCGTCGAGGATGCTCTCGATAAGCCTGCGGAGATTCTCCTTCTCCTGTTCCACATAGTCCGAACGGAGCACACCCCCTTCTAGGGCAGGATCGAATATGAGCTCTCTGAGGGTGACCATCGCCTCGGGCATCAGATCCTCACCTGCAGGCAAGTACTTGCCGTTGGCGACCTCGAGACCGAACACAATGAGCTGCCTCTCGCCCCTCTTGGAAACCCCTGCGCCCAAGGAGGCGCCATACAACCGATCGAGGCTCTGCATGAAATCCGAGGTCCTAGGGTATCTGGCAGTTCCACGCCTAGCAACTTGCGACAGAACTGCGTTCCACGCGGCGGTCTCCGCAGCGAGGTCTGAATGCAGCACAGCGGTGATACTGTTTGTTTTGAACTTCGGAGCACACATCACGTGCACTTCTATTCCGTTTGGGAGACTATCAACAGAGAAGAGCTCATCCAACACTAACCCTCCAGTCGTTCCGGCGCACTCGCGTGAGCGCCAGTGGAGCCAACGTATACTAGTATGACCCATGAAGGCTCGGCACTGCAATAGATGGGGCAGTCGGACGGCTCAAGTGGCGCTAACAAATGCGCATCCTCGACCGGCGTACCGAGTCTCTCAGAGGTCCAGTACGGATTTCGTACGCGCAATACTGGGGACCAGTACGGATTCCGTACGACGCCAAGGGCAAAACCGCCCGATGGCCATCGAAAACTCGGCAGTTCAGCCATTAACAGCATATATGCCCACATGCAGGGGGCGAAACTACCATATATTCGGTGCGTATGCGCCCTCCCCGTCCGCGTCAGCCACAATTCGTGCCTGGCGTTGTACGTATTCCGTACTGGCAGCACGACGAACCAGTACGGATTCCGTACAGCGTGCACGGAATGCACGGAATGCACGGAAGCACGGAATTGCACGGAACCACCGAGGGAAGCACAGAACAATCTTATCGCGAACCGATTCTTGGGGCTTGTTGGCGCTATCGGCAAGACGTGAGAGGAATTGTGGCGCCTTACCAGGGTGGGAATACTTCCTTCCAAAAGCGGACGTAGCGTGAAGGAGTTCTTCCATTGGCGTAGAATCACCATGAAGGATATGCCATCAAACCCAGTTCTCTGCTTGCTTTTTCGAAATGGAAGACGAGGGAGACGGGAAAGGAGGAAGGACTAAGGAGCGAAAGGACGGTAGGTAGGAAGGCAGCACAAGGCAACCGGAGTTGGAGAGTCTTTTGGGACAGGGTCAACCACACTGATGAGGAGGAGGTTGTTTATGATGTCCTGGTCAAGACGGGGGACTGGTGTTCTCCTGATGGCAGCGGCGCTCTGTGTCGCTGGCATGTCCTATGGCTTCGGCGTCACGGCGCTGGCGGCATCCTATTCCGAGGCCCCGATGCTGGCAACCCTGGTGAAGCAGGGGAAACTCAAGCCTCTGGATCAAAGGCTTCCGGAAAACCCTCTGCTGGTGCCTCCGGTGAAAGAGATCGGCGCATACGGCGGCGCGCTTCGCATTGCCATTCTGAGTCCGGCCGACATTGGAAACGTCCATTCGGCGCTTCTGAGTGAGCCACTCCTGCGCTGGAACCGCGATGGCAACAAGGTCGTTCCGAACCTGGCCGAAGCGTGGAGCGTGTCGGGGGACGGGCTGGTGTACACGTTCCGTCTCCGAAAGGGCGTAAAGTGGTCTGACGGCGCCCCCTTCACTGCCGACGATGTGATGTTCTGGTACAACGACATCGTCCTCAACAAAGACCTCTGTCCCACCACGCCTGCATGGATGATATCAGAGGGAAAGCCAGCCAAGGTCGAGAAGGTTGATGGTCACACCGTCAGATTCACTCTTGCCAAGCCAAACGCTGTCTTTGTGGAAAACCTGGCCTTTATGGGCGGAAACGCCGACAGCAACTCCATCATGGCGCGTCCCAAACACTATCTCAAGTCTTTCCACGCGAACTACACCCCCAAGGCCACCCTGGACGACATGGCCAAGAAGCAGGGGCTCGATTCGTGGTACGCGCTCTTCCAGGATAAGTGGGACTTCAGGACTAACCCGGATTGTCCTACGGTCGCCGCCTGGAGACCGCTCAACGCCCTCCGGGGCAAGGACTATCAGGCTCTGGAACGCAACCCCTACTACTGGAAGGTGGACCCCAACGGCAATCAGCTGCCCTACATCGACAAGATCGCGGTTCAGATCGTGTCGAACGTTGAAGTTCTGAACATGAAGGTCGCCGCTGGCGAAATCGACATGGACTGGGGACACATGACCCTCCCCAACTATCCATTCCTGAAAGAGAACGCCGATAAGGGCAACTACAAAGTACTGCTCTGGAACTCCACATTAGGCTCGAACCTGCAGTTCCAGTTCGACCTGAATCACAAGGATCCCGTGCTGAGGGAGATCTTCAACAACAGGCAGTTCAGGGCGGCGCTCTCCCTGGGCATCAACCGCGACGAGATCAACGAGCTGTGCTACATGGGCCTCGCAGAACCCAGGCACGCCACAGTGATGCAGGGATGCCCCTACTACACACCAGGCATTGACAAGCTGTACACCGCATATGATCCCAAGACGGCCAACGCGATGCTGGACGAAATGGGACTGGGCAAGAAGGGCAAAGACGGTTTCAGACTGCGTCCCGACGGCAAGCCCCTGGAATTGCTCATTGAGTATCCTCCGACCACAGAGTTCGGACCGTGGGGAGACGCCATCCAGCTCGTGACCAACTGCTGGCAGGATCTGGGCGTCAAGGCGGTCGCCAAGTGCATCGCCGATGGGACTCACGTCACCCGTTCTTCCACAAACGAGATGGACTTCACGGTTTGGGCGTACGGCAGAGGACTTCACCCCCTGATTCAGCCCACGTATCTGTTCCCCTCCGTTCCCAACCGCTCCACCGGAAGCGTCTTGTACGCCCAGTGGTATGCGACAGGAGGCAAGCAGGGTGAGAAGCCCAGCGGCGACATGCTCAAAGCCATGGAGATGTATGCCCAGTATGTAGTGGCTGTGGACGAGAACGAGAGGCTTCGCATAGGAACAGAGATTGTGAAGATCGCAGCGGAGAACATGTGGGGAATCGGAGTAGTGGGAATCGCGCCGGTTCCGATCGTGGTGAAGAAGAACGTTATCAACGTGCCTGAGAAGTCCACACGCGATTGGCTATTGATCCAGATCGCGCACACCAATCCCGAGCAGTACTTCATCAAGTAGACTGGTTCAGAATCTGTCGGGGTCAGCCCAGATCGGCTCGGCTCAGACCGCTCGTCGGCCGGCCCCGACTCCTCACTTCGGCTCCTCGCGCCAGTGCCGATATCGCTTGCCATGCGGAGGTGATCATGATGGTCGAAGGAACGCGCTGCGCCGCCGATCATGCCAACGATCATGTGAAAGTGAAGCTTGGCATCACGAAATTGCTCGAGGATCCAGGAAAGTATCTTGGCAGAATGTGCCCTGGCAGCGCGCATCGCGGCAGTGCGCATCGCGGCAGTGCGCATCCCGGCAGTGCGCATCGCGGCAGGCCGCGTGTGGGCCTCGTGGCCAACTACAATGCTGTAGACGAGCATGCCAGGCCGATCATCCAGCTCCTTCGCGAGCGCTCCGAAATCAGCCTGCGTGCGATCTACGTGGCCGAACACGGCCTTTGGGGATGCGAGCAAGCCGGCGTGAAACTGGGAGACTCGGTAGACGCATTCACAGGCGCCCAGGTCTTCAGCCTATATGGCGACACTATGAAACCAACACCCGAAATGCTCAGCGACATAGACGTGCTCGTGTGTGACGGAGCCGATATCGGCTCCCGTTACTGGACATGCCTTTCGACCATGGCCCTGTGCATCGAGGCAATGGCCCAGGCAGGCAAGCCCATAATCGTGACGGACAGGCCCAATCCCCTGGGCGGGGCGGCAGTTGAGGGAAACGTCTTGGACATGGAATACCACTCTTTCGTGGGGTTCTTTCGCATACCCATCCGCCACGGCATGACCCCGGGGGAGCTAGCGAGGCTGTTCGCCGGGGAATCGGACCTCGACGCCGACCTTACAATCGTTCCGATGGACGGCTGGACAAGGGACATGCTGTTCCCCGATACCGG includes:
- a CDS encoding pitrilysin family protein encodes the protein MDELFSVDSLPNGIEVHVMCAPKFKTNSITAVLHSDLAAETAAWNAVLSQVARRGTARYPRTSDFMQSLDRLYGASLGAGVSKRGERQLIVFGLEVANGKYLPAGEDLMPEAMVTLRELIFDPALEGGVLRSDYVEQEKENLRRLIESILDEKQAYAFKRCVEEMCRGERYAIPKLGKVEDIAAITPERLFVQHQQVISESPMDIFVVGDVDRAEVLDLMARVFDMNRDPKPVRFARESAKPGAGADERARDPRRIVEAMDVSQGHLVMGYRIGSTYSDSDFPAMVFANGVFGAYTHSKLFQNVRERASLAYFADSSLDQTMGYLWVNAGIDFDALDRAVEIVGEQLSDMQSGVINEKEMENTRRGILRDIQMMRDSSSAMVDFAIMGDVNGVSITPAQLSQAIEAIALQDVVSAAQTIRLDTTYFLRDEGGESHD
- a CDS encoding DUF1343 domain-containing protein, with product MVEGTRCAADHANDHVKVKLGITKLLEDPGKYLGRMCPGSAHRGSAHRGSAHPGSAHRGRPRVGLVANYNAVDEHARPIIQLLRERSEISLRAIYVAEHGLWGCEQAGVKLGDSVDAFTGAQVFSLYGDTMKPTPEMLSDIDVLVCDGADIGSRYWTCLSTMALCIEAMAQAGKPIIVTDRPNPLGGAAVEGNVLDMEYHSFVGFFRIPIRHGMTPGELARLFAGESDLDADLTIVPMDGWTRDMLFPDTGHFWTATPNMPDFETALLYPGTCLFEGTACSEGRGTTKPFKLIGAPWINAIDLADRLNNMGIDGARFRPAHFRPAFSKHAGEQCQGVEIYITDHGRIRPVHLGLSMLCTMREQRPDLFAWNVPFIDLLSGGADLRTWIDDGSTPEQILSRWRPGMNQFLGVRERYLLYDGSSGAGNRRR
- a CDS encoding ABC transporter substrate-binding protein, whose amino-acid sequence is MSWSRRGTGVLLMAAALCVAGMSYGFGVTALAASYSEAPMLATLVKQGKLKPLDQRLPENPLLVPPVKEIGAYGGALRIAILSPADIGNVHSALLSEPLLRWNRDGNKVVPNLAEAWSVSGDGLVYTFRLRKGVKWSDGAPFTADDVMFWYNDIVLNKDLCPTTPAWMISEGKPAKVEKVDGHTVRFTLAKPNAVFVENLAFMGGNADSNSIMARPKHYLKSFHANYTPKATLDDMAKKQGLDSWYALFQDKWDFRTNPDCPTVAAWRPLNALRGKDYQALERNPYYWKVDPNGNQLPYIDKIAVQIVSNVEVLNMKVAAGEIDMDWGHMTLPNYPFLKENADKGNYKVLLWNSTLGSNLQFQFDLNHKDPVLREIFNNRQFRAALSLGINRDEINELCYMGLAEPRHATVMQGCPYYTPGIDKLYTAYDPKTANAMLDEMGLGKKGKDGFRLRPDGKPLELLIEYPPTTEFGPWGDAIQLVTNCWQDLGVKAVAKCIADGTHVTRSSTNEMDFTVWAYGRGLHPLIQPTYLFPSVPNRSTGSVLYAQWYATGGKQGEKPSGDMLKAMEMYAQYVVAVDENERLRIGTEIVKIAAENMWGIGVVGIAPVPIVVKKNVINVPEKSTRDWLLIQIAHTNPEQYFIK